In Calditerrivibrio sp., the following are encoded in one genomic region:
- a CDS encoding phosphatidylglycerol lysyltransferase domain-containing protein, whose amino-acid sequence MRIEKLDLKHKELLFDSLKKIDSMISEYSFANLYLFRRSHDYEIVDMGNIFVRGITYDGKSYYMPTVPFESISESTVKQLLNEVDFIFPLDYDWLRGYDGDEYCVTSNINDTDYIYSSEKMSTFKGRNLHGKRNLLKQFSEKYSCDIKPLQDNKNDAFEVLERWQEDSGEAPEETDFYANMDAINYFDKLVICGLLYYIGDKPVGFIIGEEIREDTFVIHFAKALKGYKGIYQYIYNSFANMLPKRYKYLNFEQDLGKPSLRLAKSSYEPDIMLHKYRLSLRERCLC is encoded by the coding sequence ATGAGGATTGAAAAGCTGGATCTGAAACATAAGGAGTTACTTTTTGATAGTTTAAAAAAGATAGATAGTATGATTTCTGAGTATAGTTTTGCAAATCTGTACCTTTTTAGGAGAAGCCATGACTACGAAATTGTAGATATGGGTAATATCTTTGTAAGAGGTATAACGTATGATGGTAAGAGCTATTATATGCCAACAGTGCCGTTTGAAAGTATTTCTGAAAGTACTGTAAAACAGTTGTTAAATGAAGTGGATTTTATTTTCCCTTTAGATTATGATTGGCTTAGGGGTTATGATGGCGATGAGTATTGTGTTACTTCAAACATAAATGATACCGACTACATATATAGCTCTGAAAAAATGAGTACATTTAAAGGGAGAAATCTGCATGGGAAGAGAAATTTGTTAAAGCAGTTTTCGGAAAAATATAGTTGTGATATAAAGCCTTTGCAGGATAATAAGAATGATGCCTTTGAGGTCTTAGAAAGATGGCAGGAGGATTCAGGGGAAGCGCCAGAGGAAACAGATTTTTATGCTAATATGGACGCTATAAATTATTTTGATAAGTTGGTTATTTGTGGTCTTTTGTACTACATCGGTGACAAGCCAGTGGGGTTTATCATCGGTGAGGAGATAAGGGAGGACACTTTTGTGATACATTTTGCTAAGGCTCTTAAAGGGTACAAAGGTATCTATCAATACATTTACAACAGCTTTGCTAATATGCTCCCTAAAAGGTATAAGTACCTAAATTTTGAGCAGGATTTGGGAAAGCCATCTCTTAGATTAGCAAAGTCCTCTTATGAACCAGATATAATGTTGCATAAATATAGATTAAGCCTTAGAGAGAGGTGTTTATGTTGA
- a CDS encoding MATE family efflux transporter, protein MENKQIRIYLKNSWDNSWPIVLIMFFEFLIGITDVYIAGKLSKEIQGSLGFVSQIYFIMIVIANAFTMGVVSIASKMFTANRENFYRLVYTALISITVFAFVFSVLAFLLKDKILAIISPPATLKVYIEEFLYIYSFVVFFHYILIVTNGLLRSSKRVKLSLLTMFFVFMINVCSNILYVFYTPIGYKGLVFSTLTAVLVGFLINLYHLRRDMILIREYRVDFLKKAFGVGWPGGIVQIGWQTASVIMFSLMSKLQEPEVYIAAFTNGIRIESIIFLPSFAFSMANAVIVGNLIGEKRYEDAYRNSLFTSLLGCGIITIMTVFVVVNAEIITGFLSNDLRVMKESMRYLYISAISEPFMAIGTILIGGLNGAGDTKHTMLRIMGSLWGVRIPLAFILGVYAGFGAYGIWWAMTISIIVQAILIYNRFKTKRWLIYED, encoded by the coding sequence ATGGAAAATAAACAGATTAGGATATATTTAAAAAATAGCTGGGATAATAGCTGGCCAATAGTTTTGATTATGTTTTTTGAGTTTCTCATCGGAATAACAGACGTCTATATAGCTGGCAAGCTTTCAAAAGAGATACAAGGCTCATTGGGTTTTGTTTCACAGATCTATTTTATAATGATCGTTATTGCAAATGCTTTTACTATGGGTGTTGTCTCCATTGCTTCTAAGATGTTTACTGCCAATAGGGAGAATTTTTATAGGTTGGTTTATACAGCATTGATTAGTATTACAGTTTTTGCTTTTGTGTTTTCTGTGTTGGCTTTTTTATTAAAAGATAAGATCTTAGCTATTATCTCTCCACCTGCAACGTTAAAGGTTTATATAGAAGAATTCTTATATATCTATAGCTTTGTCGTATTCTTCCATTATATACTCATTGTTACCAATGGACTTTTAAGATCAAGCAAAAGGGTTAAGCTTTCGTTGTTAACCATGTTTTTTGTTTTCATGATCAATGTGTGTAGCAATATTCTGTATGTTTTTTATACACCCATTGGTTATAAAGGGCTTGTTTTTTCCACGTTGACTGCTGTTTTAGTTGGATTTTTGATTAATCTGTACCATTTGAGAAGGGATATGATTTTAATAAGGGAGTATAGAGTTGATTTTTTGAAAAAAGCTTTTGGTGTAGGATGGCCAGGGGGTATTGTCCAGATAGGATGGCAAACAGCTTCTGTGATAATGTTTAGCCTTATGAGTAAGCTACAGGAGCCGGAGGTATATATAGCTGCTTTTACAAACGGCATAAGGATAGAGTCTATAATATTTTTACCATCTTTTGCTTTTAGTATGGCTAATGCTGTGATTGTGGGTAATCTTATAGGGGAAAAAAGATACGAGGATGCTTATAGGAATTCTTTGTTTACATCACTATTAGGGTGTGGTATAATTACAATAATGACGGTGTTTGTTGTAGTGAATGCTGAGATCATAACAGGTTTTTTATCCAATGATTTAAGGGTGATGAAGGAAAGTATGAGGTATCTTTACATTAGTGCCATAAGCGAACCTTTTATGGCTATAGGTACTATACTTATTGGGGGGTTAAATGGAGCTGGGGACACCAAGCACACGATGTTGAGGATTATGGGGAGTTTGTGGGGGGTAAGGATCCCCCTTGCATTTATATTGGGTGTTTATGCTGGATTTGGAGCTTACGGAATTTGGTGGGCTATGACTATATCTATTATAGTACAAGCTATCTTGATATACAATAGATTTAAAACAAAAAGGTGGTTGATTTATGAGGATTGA
- a CDS encoding cytochrome c biogenesis protein: MSVGFYAFMGKSRYLSYANYLVFIAILSNGLFIIDRWRSLQNFPLRGLADIFAILIFVIGFSSFLLSIKNKKPGIYIFTMPIIIILGIASFAHSSIIIHRAYVQGLWLFIHLPFTIAGTALFALSALFGILYFIQEIQLKRKRFGLLYNFLPSIDMLNKINKNTMLIGFLFFTVGLLSGFIWGLYEWEGRVVLTPKLLFSIITWFIFGSIILIKKTKGMAPKVTAFSSILGIISVIITYVGVALFLKG; the protein is encoded by the coding sequence TTGAGTGTTGGGTTTTATGCTTTTATGGGTAAAAGTCGATATCTATCTTATGCAAACTACCTTGTTTTTATAGCCATTTTATCCAATGGACTTTTCATAATAGACAGATGGAGATCATTACAAAACTTCCCATTAAGGGGACTTGCAGATATTTTTGCTATTCTTATCTTTGTAATAGGCTTTTCATCTTTTCTTTTAAGTATTAAAAACAAAAAACCTGGTATATATATATTTACTATGCCCATAATCATCATTCTGGGGATAGCGTCCTTTGCCCATAGTTCCATTATTATCCATCGAGCTTATGTTCAAGGTTTATGGTTGTTTATCCATCTTCCATTTACAATAGCCGGTACAGCACTTTTTGCATTATCAGCGCTTTTTGGTATTCTTTATTTTATTCAAGAGATACAACTAAAAAGAAAAAGATTTGGTCTGCTTTACAATTTTTTACCATCTATCGATATGTTAAACAAAATCAACAAGAACACCATGCTCATAGGTTTTTTGTTTTTTACGGTTGGTCTATTATCTGGCTTTATCTGGGGGTTGTACGAGTGGGAAGGGAGAGTTGTACTGACACCGAAACTATTGTTTTCCATCATCACCTGGTTTATCTTTGGTAGCATTATTTTAATTAAAAAAACAAAAGGTATGGCACCCAAAGTTACGGCCTTTTCAAGCATTTTGGGCATTATTTCTGTAATAATAACTTATGTTGGTGTTGCATTATTTTTAAAAGGTTGA
- the hemA gene encoding glutamyl-tRNA reductase gives MQLAVLGLNHNTAPVEIREKLAVSDEHYEHIYSKILQNSRIYELLILSTCNRVEYYIVTDDFLCNVDTVIAIVAEESGIDRFELRKYTYIHCGLDAVKHIFKVASGLDSLVLGEPQIFGQVKDAFEKAKIYGKFNTFLNKLEESTIRCAKKVRTYTKISENPVSISYAAVELAKKIFSDITNRTALIIGAGEMCELAAKHLHSSGVKKIIVTNRTFERAEHLATLVNGKAVPLEHFHHYLKEADIVISSTGSPNYMVTYDIVKDIMHLRKYEPMFFIDIAVPRDIDPKINELENTFVYDIDDLREVVESNKKLREKEAIKALEIIDRAVSDFEHWLDSLKIIPIIKSLRGQLEEIKNNEIERMCEKLKITDKEEIAKIDAIITSYMNKILHNPLMKLKNSIKDKKHYTLAEAIKVLFNIDNT, from the coding sequence ATGCAATTAGCTGTTTTAGGTCTAAACCACAACACTGCTCCAGTGGAGATAAGGGAGAAGCTCGCCGTATCAGATGAGCATTACGAACATATTTATAGCAAAATTCTTCAAAACAGCAGGATATATGAGTTACTGATTCTTTCCACCTGTAATAGAGTAGAATATTACATAGTCACAGATGATTTTCTCTGCAATGTTGATACAGTGATTGCCATTGTTGCTGAAGAGAGTGGTATAGATCGTTTTGAGCTACGTAAGTATACTTACATACATTGTGGTCTTGATGCAGTAAAACATATCTTTAAGGTAGCATCAGGTTTGGATTCCTTAGTTTTAGGTGAACCCCAAATCTTCGGACAGGTGAAAGATGCTTTTGAAAAAGCCAAAATATATGGTAAATTTAACACTTTTCTTAATAAGCTGGAAGAAAGTACCATAAGATGTGCCAAAAAGGTTAGAACATACACAAAAATATCAGAAAACCCTGTATCGATAAGCTATGCAGCCGTCGAACTTGCCAAGAAAATTTTTAGTGATATTACAAACAGAACAGCCTTGATTATCGGTGCTGGAGAGATGTGTGAACTTGCTGCGAAACATCTCCATAGCAGTGGGGTAAAAAAAATCATTGTAACTAATAGAACCTTTGAAAGAGCAGAGCACCTTGCAACTCTTGTTAATGGTAAAGCTGTCCCATTAGAACATTTCCATCACTACCTAAAAGAGGCTGATATAGTAATAAGCTCCACTGGCTCCCCCAACTATATGGTAACATACGATATTGTCAAAGATATCATGCACCTTAGAAAATATGAACCGATGTTTTTTATTGATATAGCTGTACCAAGGGATATAGATCCAAAGATAAATGAACTTGAAAATACCTTTGTATATGATATAGATGATCTCAGAGAAGTCGTTGAATCAAACAAAAAGCTTAGAGAAAAAGAAGCAATAAAAGCACTGGAGATCATAGATAGGGCAGTATCTGATTTTGAACACTGGTTGGATTCGTTAAAGATTATCCCGATCATTAAGAGCTTAAGGGGGCAGTTGGAGGAAATAAAAAACAATGAAATAGAGCGGATGTGTGAAAAATTAAAGATTACTGATAAAGAAGAGATTGCAAAGATAGATGCAATTATCACCTCCTACATGAATAAAATTCTTCATAACCCTCTAATGAAACTCAAGAATTCCATAAAAGATAAAAAACATTATACTCTGGCTGAGGCCATTAAGGTGTTGTTTAATATCGATAATACTTAA
- the hemC gene encoding hydroxymethylbilane synthase: protein MEKVVIATRGSKLALWQANYIKDRIQSHHKKIEVELKIIKTQGDIILDVPLAKIGGKGLFVKEIENALLEKEADLAVHSMKDVPVDLPEGLEIFANPVRESPFDAFLSLRYNSILDLPKGAILGTSSLRRKVQIQKIRPDIKIVDLRGNVDTRIRKLKDGEFDAIILAKAGLNRLGLLDYVRYIFNEKELIPAVCQGSLGIEVRKDDFRIKEMISFLKHHETEIVTKAERSFLKRLEGGCQAPIGGFCTFLNNGQIKMVGFLASLDGSKYLIYDKIGIPNEAEYIGYEVAEQILNNGGKKILEDIYART from the coding sequence ATGGAAAAGGTTGTCATAGCCACTCGAGGTAGTAAGCTTGCTTTATGGCAGGCAAACTACATAAAAGATCGCATACAAAGTCACCATAAAAAGATAGAGGTGGAACTAAAGATAATCAAAACACAAGGTGACATTATACTTGACGTCCCCTTAGCCAAAATAGGTGGAAAAGGGCTGTTTGTAAAGGAGATAGAAAATGCCTTATTGGAAAAAGAAGCAGATTTAGCTGTTCACAGTATGAAAGATGTACCTGTCGACTTGCCAGAAGGGTTAGAGATCTTCGCAAACCCAGTAAGGGAATCCCCTTTTGATGCTTTTTTATCTTTGAGATATAATTCCATTCTGGATCTGCCAAAAGGTGCTATTTTAGGTACCAGTAGTTTAAGAAGGAAGGTACAGATACAAAAGATAAGACCTGATATTAAGATAGTTGATTTAAGGGGTAATGTGGATACAAGAATAAGAAAACTAAAAGATGGTGAATTCGATGCCATAATTTTAGCAAAAGCAGGATTAAATAGATTGGGTCTTCTCGATTACGTTAGATATATATTCAATGAAAAAGAGCTCATACCTGCAGTATGTCAAGGTAGTCTGGGTATCGAGGTTAGAAAAGATGATTTTAGAATAAAAGAGATGATAAGTTTTTTAAAACATCACGAAACAGAGATTGTGACAAAGGCAGAAAGATCCTTTTTAAAGAGACTTGAAGGTGGGTGTCAAGCACCTATAGGGGGGTTTTGTACATTCTTAAATAATGGACAGATAAAAATGGTTGGATTTCTTGCTTCCCTTGATGGAAGTAAATATCTTATATATGACAAGATCGGTATACCAAATGAAGCAGAATATATTGGTTATGAGGTTGCCGAACAGATATTAAACAATGGTGGCAAAAAAATTCTGGAGGATATCTATGCCAGGACGTAA
- a CDS encoding uroporphyrinogen-III synthase, with amino-acid sequence MPGRKILITRQPEHSIEFINKLSFNRFYPYILPMIKTVPHSIIIDETQYDFVIITSANCCNYIEPLMDKLLYSRAIAVGKKTKQCMEKIGFKEVEIPENYSQKGIIQYLTKEPLLGKTVFLPGAEERPDELLQFLISKGAKVEAPTLYSTEKICYDKNYIEDFINEIHIDAITFFSPSAAKSFFSQITFSNIKKSPLFVSVGPTTHDYLISIGIESIYPKTDFSVDGVVELLVNIYKS; translated from the coding sequence ATGCCAGGACGTAAGATACTTATTACAAGGCAACCGGAACACTCCATCGAATTCATTAACAAACTCTCATTCAATAGATTTTACCCATATATCCTTCCCATGATCAAAACAGTGCCCCATTCCATTATAATAGATGAAACCCAATACGATTTTGTAATAATAACCAGCGCAAACTGTTGTAACTACATAGAACCCCTTATGGACAAGCTCCTATACAGTAGAGCTATTGCTGTAGGCAAAAAAACAAAACAGTGTATGGAAAAAATTGGCTTTAAAGAGGTAGAGATACCCGAAAACTATTCCCAAAAAGGTATCATCCAATACCTCACCAAAGAACCACTTCTGGGTAAAACTGTCTTTTTACCCGGTGCAGAAGAAAGGCCCGATGAACTTTTACAGTTTCTTATTTCAAAAGGAGCAAAGGTAGAAGCACCCACTCTCTATTCCACAGAAAAGATCTGTTACGATAAAAACTATATAGAAGATTTCATAAATGAGATCCATATAGATGCAATCACATTTTTCTCTCCTTCCGCCGCAAAATCTTTCTTCAGCCAAATAACATTTTCCAATATCAAAAAATCACCTCTATTTGTCTCAGTAGGACCTACTACCCACGATTACCTTATAAGTATAGGCATAGAAAGCATTTATCCTAAAACAGACTTTTCGGTGGATGGTGTGGTAGAACTATTGGTAAATATATATAAAAGTTAA